One part of the Caproiciproducens sp. CPB-2 genome encodes these proteins:
- a CDS encoding response regulator transcription factor has protein sequence MDKKQILIVDDDREIVRAIAILLEKEGYSALCAYDGLEAVDAAMNNEIHLILIDVMMPKLNGLSAVMKIREKRNIPIIVLSAKSEDTDKILGLSMGADDYVTKPFNPMELVARVRSQLRRYISLGDINANTNANEIVNGRLSYNTDERILKADGEPVRLTATETKIVDLLMRNLGRTFPAEEIYRRVWNEPAYCVENTVMVHVRRIREKIELNPKEPEYLKVVWGIGYKIEKV, from the coding sequence ATGGATAAAAAACAGATTCTGATTGTCGACGACGACCGTGAAATCGTCCGCGCAATCGCCATTTTGCTGGAAAAGGAGGGCTATTCGGCTCTGTGTGCCTACGACGGGCTGGAGGCCGTCGACGCGGCGATGAACAACGAAATCCATTTGATTTTGATCGATGTGATGATGCCGAAGCTGAACGGGCTTTCCGCGGTCATGAAAATCCGTGAAAAACGCAATATCCCGATCATCGTGCTTTCGGCAAAAAGCGAGGACACCGATAAAATTCTCGGACTCAGCATGGGTGCGGACGATTACGTGACAAAGCCGTTCAATCCCATGGAGCTTGTCGCGCGCGTCCGTTCCCAGCTCAGGCGCTACATCAGCCTGGGCGACATCAACGCGAATACGAACGCAAACGAAATCGTCAACGGCAGACTGAGCTATAACACGGACGAACGCATCCTGAAGGCGGACGGCGAGCCCGTCCGTCTGACGGCGACGGAAACCAAAATCGTCGACCTGCTGATGCGCAATCTGGGCAGGACCTTTCCTGCGGAGGAAATATACCGCCGCGTATGGAACGAGCCCGCCTACTGTGTGGAAAACACCGTTATGGTCCATGTCCGCCGCATCCGGGAAAAAATCGAACTCAACCCAAAGGAACCCGAATATTTAAAGGTGGTGTGGGGCATTGGCTACAAAATCGAAAAAGTTTAA
- the tsaE gene encoding tRNA (adenosine(37)-N6)-threonylcarbamoyltransferase complex ATPase subunit type 1 TsaE, which yields MQEIITSSPAGTEALGVKIAEKLTGGEVLALFGGMGMGKTAFTRGLARGLGIQDGVSSPTFALVHEYHGRLDVYHFDMFRVTGWDDLYSTGFFDYLDSGGVLVIEWSENIEAALPQDAIRIEIRRGARENERIFQIEGIKP from the coding sequence ATGCAGGAAATCATCACTTCTTCGCCTGCCGGGACGGAAGCGCTCGGGGTAAAAATTGCGGAAAAGCTGACCGGCGGCGAGGTGCTGGCGCTTTTCGGCGGGATGGGGATGGGGAAGACCGCCTTTACGCGCGGCCTTGCCCGCGGGCTTGGAATTCAGGACGGCGTTTCCAGCCCGACCTTTGCGCTCGTTCACGAATATCACGGCAGGCTGGATGTCTACCATTTTGATATGTTCCGCGTAACCGGGTGGGACGACCTTTACTCCACCGGATTTTTTGATTATCTCGACAGCGGCGGCGTGCTCGTCATCGAGTGGAGCGAAAACATCGAGGCCGCTCTTCCGCAGGATGCGATACGGATTGAAATCCGTCGGGGCGCGCGGGAAAACGAACGGATTTTTCAGATAGAAGGGATAAAACCATGA
- a CDS encoding DUF3006 domain-containing protein: MKMLVIDRFEGTYAICEDKDQKFFAIETTELPQGAREGDVLNVDAAEGALSINAEATAQRRSKTKKLQDKLFQ; the protein is encoded by the coding sequence ATGAAAATGCTGGTCATAGACCGTTTTGAGGGAACTTACGCAATCTGTGAGGACAAGGATCAGAAATTCTTCGCCATCGAAACCACCGAGCTCCCGCAGGGCGCGCGGGAAGGCGACGTGCTGAATGTGGACGCCGCCGAGGGGGCGCTCAGCATCAACGCGGAAGCGACGGCGCAAAGGCGTTCCAAAACAAAAAAACTGCAGGATAAACTTTTCCAGTAA
- a CDS encoding formate--tetrahydrofolate ligase: protein MLTDIEIAQQAKLVPIAKIAADLGIYEEELEPYGRFKAKLNDSLYNRLASRRDGKLILVTAINPTPAGEGKTTTTAGLGEAMKRIGKNAVIALREPSLGPVFGIKGGAAGGGYAQVVPMEDINLHFTGDFHAITSANNLLCAMLDNHIHQGNALGIDQRRILIKRCLDMNDRALRSIVVGLGGKINGIPREDGFCITVASEIMAIFCLASDITDLKERLGRILVAYTFAGAPVYASDLKAQGAMAALLKDAINPNLVQTLEGTPVIMHGGPFANIAHGCNSVRATRLALKLADYCITEAGFGSDLGAEKFLDIKCRLAGLKPSAVVLVATARALKYNGGVPKDRTAEENLPALEKGIVNLGAHIANMKKYGVPVVVAINRFGSDSDGELAYIEKYCRDNGADFALSEVFAKGGAGGVELAKKVCEAAEKPSDFHPIYSVDSTVRQKIECIAKEIYGADGVDYTGQAEKAIADISALGGDRLPVCVAKTQYSLSDNAALLGRPKGFRITIRNLRLSNGAGFVVAYAGDIMTMPGLPRVPSAEKIDVDANGKISGLF from the coding sequence ATGCTGACGGACATCGAAATTGCACAGCAGGCAAAGCTCGTACCGATTGCGAAAATTGCCGCTGACCTCGGAATTTACGAGGAAGAACTTGAGCCATACGGCCGGTTTAAAGCAAAGCTGAACGACTCTCTCTACAACAGACTTGCCTCCCGCAGGGACGGCAAACTCATTCTGGTTACGGCAATCAATCCCACTCCCGCGGGGGAAGGGAAGACCACCACGACGGCGGGCCTTGGCGAGGCAATGAAGCGGATCGGAAAAAATGCCGTCATTGCCCTTCGCGAACCGAGCCTCGGTCCGGTATTCGGCATCAAAGGAGGCGCCGCGGGCGGCGGATACGCACAGGTGGTGCCGATGGAGGACATCAACCTGCATTTTACGGGCGATTTTCACGCCATTACTTCCGCAAACAATTTGCTCTGCGCCATGCTGGACAACCATATCCATCAGGGAAACGCGCTGGGGATTGACCAGCGAAGGATTTTGATCAAACGCTGTCTCGACATGAACGACCGCGCCCTGCGCAGCATCGTGGTCGGCCTTGGCGGGAAAATTAACGGAATTCCCCGCGAAGACGGCTTTTGTATTACCGTTGCGTCGGAAATCATGGCCATTTTCTGTCTTGCGTCCGACATTACGGATCTGAAGGAACGGCTGGGAAGAATTCTGGTCGCGTACACCTTTGCGGGCGCGCCCGTCTACGCTTCGGACCTCAAGGCGCAGGGCGCCATGGCCGCACTTCTGAAAGACGCGATCAATCCGAATCTGGTGCAGACGCTGGAGGGCACGCCCGTTATCATGCACGGCGGGCCGTTTGCCAACATCGCCCACGGCTGCAACTCCGTCAGGGCCACGCGTCTTGCTTTGAAGCTTGCCGATTACTGCATTACCGAGGCCGGCTTCGGCTCCGACCTTGGCGCGGAAAAATTTCTGGACATCAAGTGCCGTCTTGCGGGGCTGAAGCCCAGTGCCGTTGTCCTTGTGGCGACCGCGCGTGCGCTGAAATACAACGGCGGCGTGCCGAAGGACCGCACGGCGGAGGAAAATCTGCCGGCGCTGGAAAAGGGAATCGTCAATCTGGGCGCGCATATCGCCAATATGAAGAAGTACGGTGTGCCGGTGGTCGTCGCCATCAACCGCTTCGGCAGCGATTCCGACGGTGAGCTGGCGTATATTGAAAAATACTGCCGCGACAACGGCGCGGATTTCGCGCTTTCGGAAGTCTTTGCCAAAGGCGGAGCGGGCGGCGTGGAGCTGGCGAAAAAGGTCTGTGAGGCGGCGGAAAAGCCGTCGGATTTCCATCCGATTTATTCCGTCGATTCCACGGTCAGGCAGAAAATTGAATGCATTGCCAAAGAAATTTACGGGGCGGACGGTGTGGACTACACCGGCCAGGCGGAAAAGGCTATTGCCGACATCTCCGCGCTCGGCGGGGACAGGCTGCCCGTCTGCGTTGCGAAAACCCAATATTCCCTTTCCGACAACGCCGCGCTTTTAGGACGGCCGAAAGGCTTCCGTATCACCATCCGCAACCTGCGCCTTTCCAACGGCGCGGGGTTTGTGGTTGCGTACGCGGGGGATATTATGACCATGCCCGGACTGCCGAGGGTACCGTCCGCCGAAAAGATCGACGTGGACGCGAATGGGAAAATTTCGGGATTATTTTAA
- the tsaB gene encoding tRNA (adenosine(37)-N6)-threonylcarbamoyltransferase complex dimerization subunit type 1 TsaB has product MRILAIDSSATAASAALLDDDRLLGEFYINTRLTHSQTLMPMIDHLLECTRTELGNVDLFAVSAGPGSFTGVRIGVASIKGLAMAQNKPCAGVSALEAMAQNLAHLDCTVCAVMDARCGQVYNAVFSAHENSVERITPDRALSIEDLARECKNYTKPIFLVGDGAKLCYNNERFKSLSAVLPPEHLLYQRAWGVAKSAQKVYERGGAVSPAALMPIYLRPPQAERELKKRIKGEIK; this is encoded by the coding sequence ATGAGGATACTGGCAATCGATTCTTCCGCGACCGCGGCCTCGGCGGCTCTTCTTGACGACGACAGGCTGCTGGGAGAGTTTTACATCAATACCCGCCTGACCCACAGCCAGACGCTGATGCCCATGATCGACCATCTTCTGGAGTGTACGCGGACAGAACTGGGAAACGTCGATCTGTTTGCGGTTTCCGCGGGCCCCGGTTCTTTTACGGGCGTCCGTATCGGCGTGGCGAGTATCAAAGGCTTGGCCATGGCGCAGAATAAACCCTGTGCGGGAGTTTCCGCCCTGGAGGCCATGGCGCAGAACCTGGCGCACCTGGACTGCACGGTCTGTGCGGTAATGGACGCCCGCTGCGGGCAGGTCTATAACGCGGTCTTTTCCGCGCATGAAAATTCCGTGGAAAGAATCACTCCCGACCGGGCGCTTTCCATTGAGGATTTGGCAAGGGAATGTAAAAATTACACGAAACCGATATTCCTTGTTGGAGACGGCGCGAAATTGTGCTATAATAATGAGCGGTTTAAAAGCCTGAGCGCGGTTCTGCCGCCCGAGCACCTGCTTTACCAGCGTGCCTGGGGAGTGGCAAAGTCTGCGCAGAAAGTATATGAGCGGGGCGGGGCGGTGTCCCCGGCGGCTCTGATGCCGATCTATCTTCGCCCGCCGCAGGCGGAGCGGGAATTAAAAAAACGAATAAAAGGAGAAATCAAATGA
- a CDS encoding helix-turn-helix domain-containing protein, whose product MPNRKKTTAEEKIRIVELYLSGKIGYSEAGKQAGVDCKTIARWVSRYKTEGPAGFLTHGHDRAYGKETKLSAVLDYLAGKGSLQEICEKYGIRDTRQLRDWLRVYNCHEDFRIHTGGSRMTKGRDTTAKERMEIVKACIVNGNDYGGTALKYRVSYQQVYTWTRKYRNMGRAGLEDRRGHRAGTLPSRTPEEELRDKVAQLERKNYDLEMENALLKKVKELERRRR is encoded by the coding sequence ATGCCGAATAGGAAGAAGACAACAGCCGAAGAAAAGATCCGTATTGTAGAATTGTATTTGTCAGGCAAAATTGGATACAGCGAAGCAGGAAAACAGGCGGGAGTAGATTGCAAGACGATTGCGCGTTGGGTCAGTCGGTACAAGACGGAAGGGCCTGCGGGGTTTCTGACCCACGGACACGACCGGGCATACGGCAAGGAAACGAAACTATCGGCAGTTTTGGATTATCTTGCTGGGAAAGGTTCTCTTCAGGAAATCTGCGAAAAGTACGGAATCCGTGATACCCGGCAGCTCAGGGATTGGCTGAGGGTATATAATTGTCATGAAGACTTCAGGATACATACGGGAGGGAGTCGCATGACGAAGGGCCGGGATACAACCGCGAAAGAACGGATGGAGATCGTAAAAGCGTGTATCGTCAACGGGAATGATTACGGCGGTACAGCGCTTAAGTATCGAGTTTCTTACCAGCAGGTTTACACCTGGACGAGGAAATACCGAAATATGGGCAGGGCGGGGCTGGAGGACCGGCGGGGACACCGGGCCGGGACGCTTCCGAGCCGGACGCCGGAAGAAGAACTCAGAGACAAGGTTGCTCAGCTTGAACGGAAAAACTATGATCTGGAAATGGAGAACGCTCTGTTAAAAAAAGTGAAGGAATTGGAGAGGAGGCGACGTTGA
- a CDS encoding FtsW/RodA/SpoVE family cell cycle protein: MRGLKSFVNYLKRADKLCWTIMILISAYSLLLLKTVPNSGSGKSYFAVQLVAIIIGYVGAILFTLIDYREIASYWYIVAGFCLFLIVYTQIFGIAVKSSGGINAKAWIELPGGITFQPSELVKIGFIITFSKHISELKERDLLKSFPHIMLLAFHALIPVVLVHFQGDDGTAVIFFCMFLAMAFGAGVQLRYFGAVFAALAVAFPIAWEYILQDYQKDRFTIFRHPESDPLDKGLQQIQGRLSIGSGQLWGRGLFNGNSRVSKGLVPVQQSDFIFSVAGEQLGFFGCMLIMVLLLLLLLRTLRIARKSPDCLGSSICFGFFGMIAAQALFNLGMCLNLLPVMGVTLPFFSAGGSSAACLYLGFGLAQNVHMHRMNTDKVTLRR, translated from the coding sequence ATGCGAGGTTTGAAATCTTTTGTCAACTATTTAAAACGGGCGGACAAGCTGTGTTGGACAATTATGATCCTGATATCGGCGTACAGCCTTCTGCTGCTGAAAACCGTACCCAACAGCGGCTCGGGCAAGTCCTATTTTGCCGTACAGCTGGTCGCCATTATCATCGGCTATGTGGGCGCGATCCTGTTCACGCTGATTGATTACCGGGAAATCGCGAGCTACTGGTATATTGTAGCGGGATTTTGCCTGTTCCTGATTGTATATACACAGATTTTCGGTATTGCGGTGAAAAGCAGCGGCGGCATTAACGCAAAAGCGTGGATAGAGCTCCCCGGCGGTATCACCTTTCAGCCGAGCGAATTGGTCAAGATTGGTTTTATCATTACATTTTCCAAACATATATCGGAACTGAAGGAACGCGACCTGCTGAAATCCTTTCCGCATATCATGCTGCTGGCTTTCCATGCGCTGATTCCAGTCGTACTGGTCCATTTTCAGGGAGACGACGGCACCGCGGTCATCTTCTTCTGCATGTTCCTTGCCATGGCGTTTGGAGCCGGGGTTCAGCTCAGATACTTTGGAGCGGTATTCGCCGCGCTGGCTGTCGCATTCCCTATTGCGTGGGAATATATTTTGCAGGATTACCAGAAAGACCGCTTTACCATTTTCCGCCACCCGGAATCGGACCCGCTGGACAAAGGCCTGCAGCAGATTCAGGGCAGGCTGTCCATCGGCAGCGGACAGTTGTGGGGACGCGGGCTGTTCAACGGCAATTCACGCGTCAGCAAAGGCCTGGTACCCGTACAGCAGAGCGATTTTATTTTCTCGGTCGCGGGCGAGCAGCTCGGCTTTTTCGGCTGTATGCTGATTATGGTTCTTCTTCTGCTGCTCCTGCTGCGGACGCTCCGGATCGCGAGAAAATCCCCCGATTGCCTGGGCAGCAGCATCTGCTTCGGCTTCTTCGGCATGATCGCGGCGCAGGCGCTGTTCAATTTAGGCATGTGCCTGAACCTTTTGCCGGTCATGGGCGTTACGCTCCCGTTTTTCAGCGCGGGCGGTTCGTCCGCAGCCTGTCTGTATTTAGGGTTCGGGTTAGCGCAGAACGTGCATATGCACAGAATGAACACGGACAAAGTTACGCTCCGGCGATAG
- a CDS encoding IS3 family transposase, producing MSFIRHPAAYGAVSTLSAERVFPVWKLCGFLHITRSAYYRWLKHPKSSRELENELIAGEVEKIHSLHTDMGYRRIRDELDRHHGIHVNDKRVLRIDRALHIQSSVKYRRHGCTKSAASPEYIAKNYLNRKFYADAPNRKWLTDVTEFKYFIGPEIRKVYLSAILDLYDRRIVAYAVGDHNDNRLVFNTLDAAVAANPDAHPLFHSDRGYQYTSRSFHSKLHAAKMKQSMSRVAHCIDNGPMEGFWGILKREMYYGRKFTDRKQITQAISEYIYFYNYRRLQRRLSVMTPMEFHAQYAKAA from the coding sequence TTGAGCTTCATCAGGCATCCGGCGGCTTACGGCGCGGTAAGCACGCTGTCTGCGGAACGGGTATTCCCTGTTTGGAAACTCTGCGGCTTTCTGCACATCACGCGCTCGGCGTATTACAGATGGCTGAAGCACCCGAAAAGCAGCCGCGAGTTGGAAAACGAACTCATCGCAGGCGAGGTCGAGAAAATCCATAGCCTGCATACGGATATGGGATACCGCAGAATACGGGATGAGTTGGACAGGCATCATGGCATTCATGTCAACGACAAGCGAGTACTCCGCATCGACCGTGCACTTCATATTCAGTCCAGCGTCAAATACCGTCGGCACGGGTGCACAAAAAGTGCGGCATCGCCGGAATACATTGCCAAAAACTATTTGAACCGCAAATTTTATGCGGACGCTCCGAACCGAAAATGGTTGACCGATGTAACGGAATTCAAGTATTTCATCGGCCCGGAAATCCGCAAGGTTTATCTGAGCGCTATTCTGGACTTGTACGACCGGCGCATCGTTGCCTATGCCGTAGGCGATCATAATGACAACAGGTTGGTATTCAATACGCTGGATGCTGCCGTGGCCGCTAATCCGGACGCACACCCGCTATTTCACAGTGACCGGGGGTACCAGTATACCAGCCGTTCTTTTCACTCGAAATTGCATGCCGCCAAGATGAAGCAAAGCATGTCCAGAGTGGCGCACTGTATTGACAATGGGCCGATGGAAGGCTTTTGGGGTATCCTCAAACGGGAAATGTACTATGGACGCAAATTCACCGACCGGAAACAGATCACGCAAGCCATTTCAGAGTATATTTACTTTTACAACTACCGGCGACTGCAGCGCCGATTGTCTGTTATGACACCCATGGAGTTCCATGCACAGTACGCAAAAGCTGCGTAA
- a CDS encoding sensor histidine kinase, with protein MATKSKKFKPVFSWLCFFFSMVTITGILTLALFSGEFVNRGDYFLREVNDAFEQDYQKTSLFSQGMGYRLQDILDSLASGKEADDTGAWEVLDRDASKNILYSAGTKDKPAMHTNGYPNLDLDTAPLPDGYNFRLHFDGEKVTITKDGKNLDIYGDGVYRPNKSMWYVPGYTSNTELNDSGIENYRVTMFVRSELIEPVSGSSVLSYIPDNQRNGKTALYAAGVFLALGLIAFAVYILLRKDKKQADLALARFTGWFWCEFKALCVAVLVYLDFAFMTHSWHNDWILWGTCAVVSLFCYYLVVNDMRYNRPFYRHNIFNSALNNYRRFEFSKPFQRQMVQRFWALLAAEILLLLFGLTVTAVIHPSSFFVMVFLLLVLAGMIYLIYRYVRRFQNTVYDIGLLIRHISLVKTGDSSAVVELPAEADLKNASLELNEIQSGIGEAVEERLKSERMKIELITNVSHDLKTPLTSIISYIDLLKQEENLPDHVKDYIEILAQKSDRLKNMVQDIFQVSKATSGNIEMNPEILDYGKLILQTLADMNEQVEASGLVLKIDIPDTPVMIRADGKLLYRVFQNLIGNALQYSLDGSRVFITLEQTGEEASASVKNTSRFELDGDRDMTERFVRGDSSRTTSGSGLGLSIARSFTEACGGEFRISVDADLFSARVDFPLAQLQPKEQ; from the coding sequence TTGGCTACAAAATCGAAAAAGTTTAAGCCGGTATTCAGCTGGCTCTGTTTTTTCTTCAGTATGGTGACGATTACGGGGATCCTGACCTTGGCCCTTTTTTCCGGGGAATTCGTCAACCGCGGCGACTACTTTCTCAGAGAAGTGAACGATGCGTTTGAACAGGACTATCAAAAAACTTCCCTGTTCAGTCAGGGGATGGGATACCGGCTGCAGGATATTCTGGATTCGCTGGCCTCAGGAAAAGAAGCTGACGACACCGGTGCCTGGGAGGTTTTGGACCGGGACGCGAGCAAAAACATCCTCTATTCGGCGGGAACAAAGGACAAACCGGCAATGCATACCAACGGGTACCCGAATCTGGATCTGGATACCGCACCGCTGCCGGACGGGTATAACTTCAGGCTGCATTTCGACGGCGAAAAGGTGACGATTACCAAGGACGGAAAAAATCTGGATATTTACGGGGACGGAGTTTACCGGCCCAACAAATCCATGTGGTATGTTCCGGGTTATACCAGCAACACGGAGCTGAACGATTCCGGCATTGAGAATTACCGCGTAACTATGTTTGTCCGCAGTGAACTCATTGAGCCCGTCAGCGGCAGCAGCGTGTTGTCCTATATTCCCGACAACCAACGAAACGGAAAAACCGCTTTGTATGCCGCCGGGGTCTTTCTGGCGCTTGGCCTGATCGCCTTCGCCGTATATATTCTTCTGAGAAAGGATAAAAAACAGGCTGATCTGGCGCTGGCGCGCTTTACCGGCTGGTTCTGGTGTGAATTCAAGGCGCTGTGCGTCGCCGTGCTGGTCTATCTGGACTTTGCTTTTATGACCCACTCCTGGCACAACGACTGGATTTTATGGGGAACCTGTGCGGTGGTTTCGCTGTTCTGTTATTATCTGGTGGTGAACGATATGCGCTATAACCGTCCCTTTTACCGGCACAATATTTTCAACTCCGCTTTAAACAATTACAGAAGGTTTGAGTTTTCAAAGCCGTTCCAGCGGCAGATGGTCCAACGGTTCTGGGCGCTGCTGGCGGCTGAAATCCTGCTGCTGCTGTTTGGTTTGACCGTAACGGCCGTCATTCATCCCAGTTCCTTCTTCGTCATGGTCTTTCTGCTGCTGGTGCTTGCCGGGATGATTTACCTGATTTACCGGTATGTGCGCAGATTTCAGAACACCGTCTATGACATCGGGCTTCTGATACGCCATATTTCCCTTGTGAAAACCGGCGATTCTTCGGCGGTGGTCGAGCTGCCCGCGGAAGCGGACCTGAAAAACGCTTCGCTGGAATTGAATGAGATTCAGTCCGGCATCGGCGAAGCGGTGGAGGAACGCCTCAAAAGCGAACGGATGAAAATAGAGCTGATCACCAATGTGAGCCACGACCTGAAAACGCCGCTCACCTCCATCATCAGCTATATCGACCTGTTAAAGCAGGAGGAAAATCTGCCCGACCATGTAAAGGACTATATCGAAATCCTTGCCCAAAAATCCGACCGGCTGAAAAACATGGTGCAGGACATCTTTCAGGTGAGCAAGGCGACCAGCGGAAACATCGAGATGAATCCGGAAATTCTGGATTACGGCAAGCTGATCCTGCAGACGCTGGCGGACATGAACGAGCAGGTGGAGGCTTCCGGACTGGTATTGAAAATCGACATTCCGGATACCCCCGTCATGATCCGGGCGGACGGAAAGCTCTTATACCGGGTGTTCCAGAACCTCATCGGCAACGCGCTGCAGTATTCGCTGGACGGCTCCCGTGTATTTATCACGCTGGAACAAACGGGGGAAGAAGCCTCCGCCTCGGTAAAGAATACCTCCCGCTTTGAGCTGGACGGCGACCGGGATATGACCGAACGCTTTGTAAGGGGAGACAGCTCGCGCACGACAAGCGGCAGCGGGCTGGGGCTTTCCATCGCACGCAGCTTTACGGAGGCCTGCGGGGGAGAGTTCCGGATCAGCGTCGACGCCGACCTGTTTTCGGCGAGAGTCGATTTTCCGCTTGCACAGCTGCAGCCCAAAGAGCAGTAA